In Sphingomonas sp. SUN019, one genomic interval encodes:
- the rsmA gene encoding 16S rRNA (adenine(1518)-N(6)/adenine(1519)-N(6))-dimethyltransferase RsmA, translated as MSAVEPLTPLPPLREVIARHGLAASKALGQNFLFDAQLLARIARIPGDLSDAQVLEVGPGPGGLTRALLTAGARVTAIERDRRCLPALAELEEAFPGRLRVIEGDALAIDAPALFDEAPHIVSNLPYNIGTALFVGWLSAEWLPWWRSLTLMFQREVADRIVASANDDAYGRLAVLAQWRASARIAMAVHRSAFTPPPKVMSAVVHILPQAAPEGVDLAMLERLTAAAFGQRRKMLRQSLRSVPGAIEALEAEGIEATRRAETVSVADFVAVARRLSPSRSPVSVELPARS; from the coding sequence GTGAGCGCGGTCGAACCTCTCACTCCCCTGCCCCCGTTGCGTGAGGTGATCGCGCGGCACGGCCTCGCCGCATCGAAAGCATTGGGGCAGAATTTCCTGTTCGACGCGCAGTTGCTGGCGCGGATCGCGCGCATTCCCGGCGATCTTTCGGACGCGCAGGTGCTGGAAGTCGGCCCCGGTCCAGGCGGGCTGACCCGCGCGCTGCTTACGGCGGGCGCTCGGGTCACTGCGATCGAACGCGACCGGCGTTGCCTGCCTGCACTGGCCGAATTGGAGGAAGCGTTTCCGGGGCGGCTGCGGGTGATCGAGGGCGATGCGCTGGCGATCGATGCGCCCGCGTTATTTGATGAAGCGCCGCATATCGTCTCCAATCTGCCCTATAATATCGGAACCGCGCTGTTCGTCGGGTGGCTGTCGGCGGAGTGGCTGCCGTGGTGGCGGTCGCTGACCCTGATGTTCCAGCGCGAGGTGGCGGACCGGATCGTCGCATCGGCGAACGACGACGCTTACGGGCGGCTGGCGGTGCTGGCGCAGTGGCGGGCGAGTGCGCGGATCGCGATGGCGGTGCACCGTTCGGCTTTTACCCCGCCGCCCAAGGTGATGTCCGCGGTGGTTCACATCTTGCCGCAAGCCGCGCCGGAAGGCGTTGATCTCGCCATGCTGGAGCGACTGACCGCGGCGGCATTCGGTCAGCGCCGGAAGATGTTGCGGCAGAGCCTGCGCAGCGTGCCGGGGGCGATCGAGGCTTTGGAGGCGGAGGGTATCGAAGCGACGCGGCGCGCCGAAACCGTCAGCGTCGCCGATTTCGTCGCGGTGGCGCGGCGGCTCAGTCCTTCGCGGTCGCCGGTTTCGGTGGAACTACCTGCGCGGTCGTGA
- the pdxA gene encoding 4-hydroxythreonine-4-phosphate dehydrogenase PdxA has protein sequence MTPLVISMGDPAGIGPEIIAKAWDRRDACGLPSFVAVGDPRAIEHVWRGPIARIADPREAADVFVTALPVLTVGDSGEVVPGVPDADGARCALHSLELAAGLARSGAARALVTGPVSKAQLYDIGFTYPGQTEFVAERCGIAGENAVMMLAGPGLRVVPITTHVPLGKVSGLLTIELIVAKARATARGLTKNFGIIAPRLALAGFNPHAGEGGAIGREEIDILEPAIAQLQAEGIDTTGPFAADTMFHSRARARYDAALCCYHDQALIPIKTLHFDEGVNITLGLPIVRTSPDHGTAFGIAGKDQAEPGAMIAAIIMAGEAADRRAAARRAA, from the coding sequence GTGACGCCGCTCGTCATCTCGATGGGCGATCCGGCGGGGATCGGGCCTGAGATCATCGCCAAAGCGTGGGATCGGCGCGACGCCTGCGGACTGCCCTCGTTCGTCGCGGTCGGCGATCCGCGCGCGATCGAGCACGTCTGGCGCGGACCGATCGCACGGATCGCCGACCCGCGGGAGGCCGCGGACGTGTTCGTCACTGCGCTGCCGGTCCTGACCGTCGGCGATTCGGGAGAGGTCGTCCCGGGCGTACCCGATGCCGATGGTGCGCGATGTGCGCTGCATTCGCTTGAGCTGGCCGCCGGGCTGGCGCGATCGGGTGCGGCGCGGGCGCTGGTGACGGGGCCGGTGTCGAAGGCGCAACTCTACGACATCGGCTTTACCTATCCCGGCCAGACGGAATTCGTCGCCGAACGCTGCGGGATCGCTGGCGAGAATGCGGTGATGATGCTGGCCGGGCCGGGGCTGCGCGTCGTGCCGATCACCACGCACGTTCCGCTGGGGAAGGTGTCGGGGCTGCTGACGATAGAGCTGATCGTCGCCAAGGCCCGCGCCACCGCCCGCGGCCTGACGAAGAATTTCGGCATTATCGCGCCGCGTCTCGCGCTCGCCGGATTCAATCCGCACGCGGGCGAAGGCGGCGCGATCGGGCGGGAGGAGATCGATATCCTCGAACCTGCGATCGCGCAGCTTCAGGCCGAAGGGATCGACACGACCGGACCGTTCGCCGCCGACACGATGTTCCATTCGCGCGCGCGCGCGCGGTATGACGCGGCCTTGTGCTGCTATCACGACCAGGCGCTGATCCCGATCAAGACGCTGCACTTCGACGAGGGGGTCAACATCACATTGGGCCTGCCGATCGTGCGCACCTCGCCCGATCACGGCACCGCCTTCGGCATCGCTGGAAAGGACCAGGCCGAACCCGGCGCAATGATTGCGGCGATCATCATGGCGGGCGAAGCCGCGGATCGGCGGGCGGCGGCGCGCCGCGCGGCGTGA
- a CDS encoding peptidylprolyl isomerase: MLALAVTTVAIAQEAQQGGTQATVPDQTLPDNTGLNIPANLQIFGPPNPDVRKATAIVNDSVITGTDVDQRAALIQAANNIKLSDEDRNRLRLQVLRQLIDELLQIQQAKTAEITITTAELDQSFDRIAKNFNQTPDQFRKFLVAQGSSERSIRRQIEGELAWRRYLQRKVEPYVNVGEEEVKAIIQRLEAAKGTEEYHLNEIYLAATPDRTEQVFTNARQLIAEIQKGQAPFAYYARNFSEASTRGVGGDLSWIRLSQLPEPLAAAAQGMQVGQVAGPVATPGGFSILYLVDKRQVLTADPRDARLSLKQMTIKFAPGTTQAQAGQRTAEFAKVTQTLQGCGSVEKIAASIGAEVVNNDAVRIRDLPAPLQTIMIGLQVGQSTPPFGSPTDGVRTLVLCGRDDVAAGQLPGADQIQNQLEQQRVNLRAQQALRDLRRDAVVEYR, translated from the coding sequence ATGCTCGCGCTGGCGGTAACGACCGTCGCAATCGCGCAGGAAGCCCAGCAGGGCGGCACGCAGGCGACGGTGCCGGACCAGACGTTGCCCGACAATACGGGGCTGAACATCCCGGCGAACCTGCAGATTTTCGGGCCGCCCAATCCGGACGTGCGCAAAGCGACCGCGATCGTCAACGACAGCGTCATCACCGGCACCGACGTCGACCAGCGCGCCGCGTTGATCCAGGCGGCGAACAACATCAAGCTTAGCGACGAGGACCGCAACCGGCTGCGGCTGCAGGTGCTGCGCCAGTTGATCGACGAACTGCTGCAGATCCAGCAGGCGAAGACCGCCGAGATAACGATCACGACCGCGGAACTGGATCAGAGCTTCGACCGGATCGCGAAAAACTTCAATCAGACCCCGGATCAGTTCCGCAAATTCCTGGTCGCGCAAGGATCGTCCGAGCGATCGATCCGGCGGCAGATCGAAGGCGAGTTGGCCTGGCGGCGGTATCTCCAGCGCAAAGTTGAGCCGTACGTCAATGTCGGTGAGGAAGAGGTGAAGGCGATCATCCAGCGATTGGAGGCAGCCAAGGGCACCGAGGAATATCACCTCAACGAAATCTACCTCGCCGCGACGCCCGATCGCACCGAACAGGTGTTCACCAACGCGCGTCAGTTGATCGCCGAAATCCAGAAGGGCCAGGCCCCGTTCGCCTATTATGCGCGTAATTTTTCCGAGGCGTCCACGCGCGGAGTCGGTGGCGATCTCAGCTGGATACGCCTGTCGCAATTGCCCGAACCGCTGGCGGCGGCCGCGCAGGGGATGCAGGTCGGGCAGGTCGCGGGACCAGTCGCCACGCCGGGCGGTTTCTCGATCCTGTATCTGGTCGACAAGCGCCAGGTGCTGACCGCCGATCCGCGCGACGCGCGCCTGAGCCTGAAGCAGATGACGATCAAGTTCGCGCCGGGCACCACGCAGGCGCAGGCCGGACAGCGCACCGCGGAATTCGCCAAGGTGACGCAAACGCTGCAGGGCTGCGGGTCGGTCGAGAAGATCGCAGCCTCGATCGGGGCCGAAGTGGTCAATAACGACGCGGTGCGCATCCGCGACCTCCCCGCCCCGCTACAGACGATCATGATCGGACTGCAGGTCGGCCAGTCGACGCCACCGTTCGGGTCGCCGACCGATGGCGTGCGTACGTTGGTGCTGTGTGGCCGCGACGACGTGGCGGCGGGGCAATTGCCGGGAGCGGACCAGATCCAGAACCAGCTCGAACAACAGCGCGTCAACCTGCGCGCGCAGCAGGCGCTGCGCGATCTGCGGCGCGACGCGGTCGTCGAGTATCGCTGA
- a CDS encoding LPS-assembly protein LptD: MTRLDLLASCALAVAVVAGPAAAQDLQNRPVAPPSPAEAPAPISDDQVQFSAGTLEYDYNADVVVATSDVRMARQGERLRADRVVWNRKTGKVEAVGNIAVTNPQGDVAYGDRIDLTDSLKDGVIDNMLVVLERGGRLAADKGTRSEDGTIQLQHAAYTACSVTTSENCPKEPTWKVTAVKVTYRPQRERVYYDGARIHLFGLAVPLPRFSHPVGGGSDSGLLSPQIRLDRVNGLEVALPYYFSLAPNRGLTVTPHVYTSVLPMLQANYQALETNGAFSVTGYATASRRSDDLASGNTGSTEQAFRGYLDGVGRFQLDPNWSVSGSLRLVTDRTFLRRYDISREDRLRTTFAVERIDSNSYFSVAGWAVQTLRVGERQGQQPVALPEIDYRRRIPDSLLGGTVQFQLNSLALSRKDGQDTQRAFGSARWDLRRLTNWGQEVTLTAYGRADAYNTDGSAATAIASYRGIEGFQTRGIGALAVDVKWPFVGEFLGGVHRLTPRVQVVASPKIKNLAIPNEDARAIDLEDSNLFALNRFPGYDRWEDSSRVTYGGEWALDLPGFSLSTVVGQSYRLDDRPTIFPDGTGLSDRFSDIVGRTDLRFRDLVSFTHRYRLDKDSLGVRRNEVDATIGSRSTYLLLGYLRLNRDIMVQEDLQDREEARIAGRVQFARFWSAFASAVVDLTDRSEDTLSASDGFDPIRHRIGIAYEDDCLTLGGTWRRDYRTTGDAKAGNSYLLTLAFKNLGR; this comes from the coding sequence GTGACGCGTCTCGACCTTCTGGCCAGTTGCGCGCTTGCCGTAGCAGTCGTTGCTGGGCCTGCGGCCGCGCAGGATCTGCAGAACCGCCCGGTCGCACCGCCCTCCCCCGCCGAAGCGCCCGCGCCGATTTCCGACGATCAAGTGCAGTTCAGCGCGGGGACGCTCGAATACGATTACAACGCCGACGTTGTCGTGGCGACCAGCGACGTGCGCATGGCGCGGCAGGGCGAGCGGCTGCGCGCCGACCGCGTTGTGTGGAACCGAAAGACCGGCAAGGTCGAGGCGGTCGGTAACATCGCGGTCACCAATCCGCAGGGCGACGTCGCTTACGGCGACCGCATCGACCTGACCGATTCGCTCAAGGACGGCGTGATCGACAACATGCTGGTCGTGCTGGAACGCGGCGGGCGGCTGGCGGCGGACAAGGGCACGCGCAGCGAAGACGGGACGATCCAACTGCAGCACGCGGCCTACACCGCCTGTTCGGTGACCACTTCGGAAAACTGTCCCAAGGAACCGACGTGGAAGGTCACCGCGGTGAAGGTGACATACCGGCCGCAACGCGAGCGCGTCTATTACGATGGTGCGCGCATCCACCTATTCGGGCTGGCGGTGCCGCTGCCGCGTTTTTCGCATCCGGTCGGCGGGGGAAGCGACAGCGGGCTGCTCAGTCCGCAGATCCGGCTCGACCGGGTCAACGGGCTGGAAGTCGCCCTTCCATACTACTTCAGTCTGGCGCCCAACCGCGGACTGACCGTGACGCCGCATGTGTACACCAGCGTGCTGCCGATGCTGCAGGCGAATTATCAGGCGCTGGAGACGAACGGCGCGTTCAGCGTTACCGGCTATGCGACCGCCAGCCGCCGCAGCGACGATCTGGCGTCAGGCAACACCGGCAGCACAGAACAGGCGTTTCGCGGGTATCTGGATGGCGTTGGGCGGTTTCAGCTCGATCCCAACTGGAGCGTGTCGGGATCGCTCCGGCTGGTGACGGACCGAACGTTCCTGCGCCGGTACGACATCTCGCGCGAGGACCGGCTGCGCACGACCTTTGCGGTCGAGCGGATCGATTCCAACAGTTATTTCTCCGTCGCCGGCTGGGCCGTGCAGACGCTGCGCGTGGGCGAACGGCAGGGGCAGCAACCCGTCGCGTTGCCCGAAATCGACTATCGCCGACGCATTCCCGACAGCCTGCTCGGCGGCACGGTGCAGTTCCAGCTCAACAGCCTGGCGCTGTCGCGCAAGGACGGCCAGGACACGCAGCGCGCCTTCGGCAGCGCGCGATGGGATCTGCGGCGCCTGACAAACTGGGGTCAGGAAGTGACGCTGACCGCCTACGGCCGTGCGGACGCCTACAACACCGACGGAAGTGCGGCGACCGCAATCGCCAGCTATCGCGGGATCGAGGGGTTCCAGACGCGCGGCATCGGGGCGCTGGCGGTCGACGTGAAATGGCCGTTCGTCGGCGAGTTTCTGGGCGGCGTCCATCGGCTGACCCCGCGCGTGCAGGTCGTCGCGTCGCCCAAGATCAAGAACCTGGCGATCCCGAACGAGGATGCGCGCGCGATCGACTTGGAGGATTCGAACCTCTTCGCGCTCAACCGGTTCCCCGGATATGATCGGTGGGAGGATTCGTCGCGCGTCACCTATGGCGGCGAATGGGCGCTGGACCTGCCCGGTTTCAGCCTGTCGACGGTTGTCGGGCAAAGCTATCGTCTGGATGACCGGCCGACGATCTTCCCTGACGGCACCGGGCTGTCGGATCGATTCTCCGACATCGTCGGGCGCACCGACCTGCGTTTCCGCGATCTGGTGTCGTTCACGCACCGCTATCGGCTTGACAAGGACAGCCTGGGCGTGCGCCGTAACGAGGTCGACGCTACGATCGGGTCGCGATCGACCTATCTGTTGCTCGGATATTTGCGGCTTAACCGCGACATCATGGTGCAAGAGGATCTGCAGGATCGAGAAGAGGCGCGGATCGCGGGCCGCGTCCAGTTTGCGCGCTTCTGGTCCGCGTTCGCCTCCGCCGTCGTCGATCTGACCGACCGCAGCGAGGACACCCTGTCTGCGTCCGACGGCTTCGACCCGATCCGTCATCGTATCGGGATCGCGTATGAAGACGATTGCCTGACGCTGGGTGGGACGTGGCGGCGCGATTATCGCACGACGGGCGATGCGAAGGCGGGGAACAGCTATTTGTTGACGCTGGCGTTCAAGAACCTCGGCCGCTAA
- a CDS encoding leucyl aminopeptidase has protein sequence MKIAFAATRPTDIGVLAVPVKKDSVATVAINGLDDAAHALVIAAAQGQRFEGEAGTAADAYVQLGGGATRVVLLGVGTGDDAAYERAGGALTARLLTSGATVVTVDLSGADASPIAAARLAAGAAQRAWRYDVYRTKLADNAKPTLESVTIVGAPDGTDAAWAARGAVTHGLSLTRTLVTLPANICYPESFVELVLKEVDGLGLEVTVLDEAAMAELGMGSLLGVSQGSRREARLLALKWNGAGEGDTPLALVGKGVTFDTGGISIKPAAGMEDMKWDMGGAGAVAGAMKALALRKAKVNVIGVMGLVENMPDGNAQRPGDVVTSMSGQTIEVINTDAEGRLVLCDAITWVQQTHKVKTIVDLATLTGAMIVALGSEYGGVFANDDKLADQLLAAGTATGDKLWRFPLGDAYNKLIDSPIADMKNVGPRGGGSITAAQFIQRFVDEGVTWAHLDIAGMVWADKDGPTWGKGATGYGVRLLDRFVADNFES, from the coding sequence ATGAAGATCGCCTTCGCCGCCACCCGCCCGACCGACATCGGCGTCCTCGCTGTCCCCGTGAAAAAGGATAGCGTCGCCACGGTGGCGATCAACGGGCTGGACGATGCCGCGCACGCGCTGGTGATCGCGGCCGCGCAGGGGCAACGGTTCGAAGGAGAAGCTGGGACTGCCGCCGATGCCTATGTCCAGCTTGGCGGCGGCGCGACGCGTGTCGTGCTGTTAGGCGTGGGGACGGGGGATGACGCAGCCTATGAGCGCGCGGGTGGCGCACTCACCGCGCGGTTGCTGACGTCCGGCGCGACCGTCGTGACCGTCGATCTCTCAGGTGCAGACGCGAGTCCTATCGCCGCTGCACGCCTTGCCGCGGGCGCGGCGCAGCGCGCATGGCGCTATGACGTATATCGCACGAAGCTGGCCGACAACGCCAAGCCGACGCTCGAATCGGTGACGATCGTCGGCGCGCCCGACGGCACGGACGCCGCCTGGGCGGCGCGCGGCGCGGTGACGCACGGCCTTTCGCTGACCCGTACGCTCGTCACTCTGCCGGCGAACATCTGCTACCCCGAATCGTTCGTCGAACTCGTCCTTAAAGAGGTCGACGGCCTCGGCCTCGAAGTGACGGTGCTCGACGAAGCCGCGATGGCCGAACTCGGCATGGGGTCGCTGCTCGGCGTGAGTCAGGGCTCACGACGCGAGGCGCGGCTGCTGGCGCTGAAATGGAATGGCGCCGGCGAAGGCGACACCCCGCTTGCGCTGGTCGGCAAGGGCGTCACCTTCGACACCGGCGGCATCTCGATCAAGCCTGCCGCGGGCATGGAAGACATGAAGTGGGACATGGGCGGCGCGGGCGCGGTCGCGGGTGCGATGAAGGCGCTGGCGCTACGCAAGGCGAAGGTCAACGTCATCGGCGTCATGGGGCTGGTCGAGAACATGCCCGACGGCAATGCGCAACGTCCGGGCGACGTCGTGACGTCGATGTCGGGGCAGACGATCGAGGTCATCAACACCGATGCCGAGGGTCGCCTTGTGCTGTGCGACGCGATCACCTGGGTTCAGCAGACGCACAAGGTGAAGACGATCGTCGATCTCGCCACGCTCACCGGCGCGATGATCGTCGCACTGGGCAGTGAATATGGCGGCGTGTTCGCGAACGACGACAAACTGGCGGATCAATTGCTCGCGGCGGGCACCGCGACGGGCGACAAATTGTGGCGCTTTCCGCTCGGCGACGCGTACAACAAGCTGATCGACAGCCCGATCGCCGACATGAAAAACGTCGGCCCGCGCGGCGGCGGATCGATCACCGCGGCGCAGTTCATCCAGCGCTTCGTGGATGAAGGCGTAACTTGGGCGCATCTCGATATCGCGGGCATGGTTTGGGCTGACAAGGACGGCCCCACCTGGGGCAAGGGCGCGACCGGGTACGGCGTACGCCTGCTCGATCGCTTCGTAGCGGACAATTTTGAGAGCTAA
- a CDS encoding DNA polymerase III subunit chi, giving the protein MQVDFYHLTHTSLDRVLPQIAEKVLAGGGRLLVVAADETRRTALDRLLWSYAPDSFLPHAQAGAGDDAAQPVLIAPDVSPTNGARHIALTDGKWRDEALTFDRAFHFFDDEAIQPARLAWKVLADRDGVERRYWKQNDAGRWEQAA; this is encoded by the coding sequence ATGCAGGTCGATTTCTACCATCTGACGCACACCTCGCTCGACCGCGTCCTGCCGCAAATCGCGGAAAAGGTGCTGGCGGGCGGCGGGCGGCTGCTGGTGGTCGCAGCCGATGAAACGCGCCGCACTGCTCTCGACCGCCTGCTGTGGAGCTACGCCCCCGACAGCTTCCTACCGCACGCGCAGGCCGGGGCGGGGGATGACGCAGCGCAACCCGTCCTGATCGCGCCGGATGTCAGCCCGACCAACGGGGCACGCCACATCGCGCTCACGGACGGCAAATGGCGTGACGAAGCGCTGACCTTCGACCGCGCATTCCATTTCTTCGACGACGAAGCGATCCAGCCTGCCCGGCTCGCCTGGAAAGTGCTCGCCGACCGCGACGGTGTCGAGCGTCGTTATTGGAAACAGAACGACGCCGGGCGCTGGGAACAGGCGGCCTGA
- the ndk gene encoding nucleoside-diphosphate kinase, translating into MAANRTFSIIKPDATRRNLTGAVTKMLEDAGLRVVASKRIHMTRDQAEGFYAVHKERPFFGELVDFMISGPVVVQVLEGDNAMQRNRDIMGATNPANAEPGTIRKELAESIEANTVHGSDSDENAAIEIAYFFKPEEIVG; encoded by the coding sequence ATGGCCGCGAACCGTACCTTTTCGATCATCAAGCCCGACGCCACGCGCCGCAACCTGACCGGTGCGGTCACCAAGATGCTGGAGGATGCAGGCCTTCGCGTCGTCGCATCGAAGCGCATCCACATGACCCGCGATCAGGCCGAGGGCTTCTATGCGGTGCACAAAGAGCGCCCGTTCTTCGGCGAACTGGTCGACTTCATGATTTCCGGCCCGGTCGTCGTGCAGGTGCTGGAGGGTGACAACGCCATGCAGCGCAACCGCGACATCATGGGCGCGACCAACCCTGCGAATGCCGAGCCCGGCACGATCCGCAAGGAACTGGCCGAATCGATCGAGGCGAACACCGTCCACGGTTCGGATTCGGATGAAAATGCCGCGATCGAAATCGCTTATTTCTTCAAGCCCGAAGAGATCGTCGGCTGA
- a CDS encoding MmcQ/YjbR family DNA-binding protein — MSPDPDLNLTRLRAIALALPQTYEKLSHGSPGFFIEKGKAFAYFWHNHHSDGETVAIVKTSGRDEQAMLIEQEPDIYYSPPYIGPSGWIAIRLDRDDVDWDHIGDRVAMSWEMVAPRRLLEMGGR, encoded by the coding sequence ATGAGTCCTGATCCAGACCTCAATCTAACCCGCCTGCGCGCCATCGCGCTGGCGCTGCCCCAAACCTACGAGAAATTGTCACACGGATCGCCGGGCTTCTTCATCGAGAAGGGCAAGGCGTTCGCGTACTTCTGGCACAACCACCACAGTGACGGCGAGACGGTCGCGATCGTGAAGACCAGCGGGCGCGACGAGCAGGCGATGCTGATCGAACAGGAACCCGACATCTATTATTCGCCGCCGTATATAGGGCCATCGGGGTGGATCGCGATCCGGCTCGATCGTGATGACGTCGATTGGGATCACATCGGTGACCGGGTTGCCATGAGCTGGGAAATGGTCGCGCCGCGGCGTTTGCTCGAAATGGGTGGACGATGA
- the purN gene encoding phosphoribosylglycinamide formyltransferase: protein MKKVAILISGRGSNMMSLVEASGDAYQVVVVASDKPGAAGLDWAREHAIATFALSPMKIGKPTYEAALDGALRESGAEVIALAGYMRLLSDDFVAKWRGSILNIHPSLLPKYKGLDTHARAIAAGDRQAGCSVHVVTEELDGGEVLGQAEVAVEPGDTAETLAARVLAAEHRLYPQVLAGYCAR, encoded by the coding sequence ATGAAGAAGGTCGCGATCCTGATTTCCGGACGGGGATCGAACATGATGTCGCTCGTGGAGGCGTCGGGCGACGCCTATCAGGTGGTCGTGGTCGCATCCGACAAGCCCGGCGCAGCGGGGCTCGACTGGGCGCGCGAACACGCGATCGCCACGTTCGCGCTGTCGCCGATGAAGATCGGCAAACCGACCTATGAGGCCGCGCTGGACGGCGCGTTGCGCGAATCCGGGGCGGAGGTGATCGCGCTGGCGGGGTACATGCGGCTGCTGTCGGATGATTTCGTCGCGAAATGGCGCGGGAGTATCCTCAATATCCATCCCTCGCTGCTGCCGAAGTACAAGGGACTCGACACGCACGCACGGGCGATTGCCGCGGGCGACCGGCAAGCGGGATGCTCGGTTCACGTCGTGACCGAGGAACTGGATGGCGGCGAGGTGCTGGGGCAGGCGGAGGTAGCGGTCGAGCCGGGCGACACCGCCGAAACGCTTGCCGCGCGCGTGCTGGCGGCCGAGCATCGCCTTTATCCGCAAGTGCTGGCAGGGTATTGCGCGCGATGA
- the purM gene encoding phosphoribosylformylglycinamidine cyclo-ligase, translating into MSENGYTYAQAGVSIAAGNALVRAIGPLAKSTRRAGADAELGGFGGFFDLKAAGFVDPLLVAANDGVGTKLKLAIEWDRHAGVGIDLVAMCANDLIVQGAEPLFFLDYYATGKLDNAVAEQVVASIAEGCRIAGCALIGGETAEMPGMYADGDYDLAGFCVGAVERDRMLTGGAIAPGDILLGLASSGVHSNGFSLVRRLASDKGWKLDRPAVFDQDRLLIDHLMAPTRIYVKSLLPLIAERRIKGLAHITGGGLLENIPRVLPGNCHAIVDADAWEQSRLMAFLQAQGSIEPEEMARTFNCGIGMVAVVAAEDVEQVTAALKTAGETVFRIGAVEAGARGCTVRGSAETWSARADWTATHSA; encoded by the coding sequence ATGAGCGAGAACGGCTACACTTACGCCCAAGCCGGCGTGTCGATCGCAGCCGGAAACGCGCTGGTCCGCGCGATCGGGCCGCTGGCGAAATCGACCCGGCGCGCGGGGGCCGATGCGGAACTTGGCGGGTTCGGCGGGTTCTTCGATCTGAAGGCGGCGGGTTTCGTCGATCCGTTGCTGGTGGCGGCGAACGACGGGGTCGGCACGAAGCTGAAGCTAGCGATCGAATGGGATCGGCACGCAGGCGTCGGGATCGATCTGGTCGCGATGTGCGCGAACGATCTGATCGTGCAGGGTGCGGAGCCGCTGTTCTTTCTCGATTATTACGCGACCGGAAAGCTGGACAATGCGGTGGCCGAGCAGGTCGTCGCGTCGATTGCGGAGGGGTGCCGGATTGCGGGTTGCGCATTGATCGGAGGCGAGACCGCCGAGATGCCGGGGATGTACGCCGACGGCGACTACGACCTGGCCGGTTTCTGCGTCGGTGCGGTCGAGCGGGACCGGATGCTGACGGGCGGCGCGATCGCGCCGGGCGACATTCTGCTGGGATTGGCGTCGTCAGGGGTTCATTCGAACGGCTTTTCGCTGGTTCGGCGGCTGGCGAGCGACAAGGGGTGGAAACTCGATCGCCCGGCGGTGTTCGACCAGGACCGGCTGCTGATCGATCATCTGATGGCGCCGACGCGGATTTATGTGAAAAGCCTGCTGCCGCTGATCGCCGAACGGCGGATCAAGGGATTGGCCCACATTACCGGCGGTGGACTTCTTGAGAATATTCCACGGGTTCTGCCCGGTAATTGTCACGCGATCGTCGACGCCGATGCGTGGGAGCAGTCGCGGTTGATGGCGTTCCTGCAGGCGCAAGGGTCGATCGAGCCGGAAGAAATGGCGCGGACGTTCAACTGCGGGATCGGAATGGTGGCGGTCGTCGCTGCGGAAGACGTCGAACAGGTTACCGCTGCATTGAAAACGGCGGGCGAAACGGTGTTCCGGATCGGCGCGGTTGAGGCCGGTGCGCGTGGCTGCACCGTCCGTGGATCGGCGGAGACGTGGAGCGCCCGGGCCGACTGGACCGCCACGCATAGCGCATGA